The following nucleotide sequence is from Pochonia chlamydosporia 170 chromosome 4, whole genome shotgun sequence.
ATTGTACAAGATTATTGGACCCGATGAAACCGGCCTGGTTGATATCGTCGATGGTAAACTTGTACGAACCGCCGTGCCTTGCCCCAATAAGCCCGCGTCAACACTACTAGAGGAGGCGCTCCGAGATGAGCCCGATCACGCTCCCGAGTTCAAATTGTCAGCTTTGACAGGTTGCAAATTGGCAGAATGTCTAACTGGCAAGGCAGATGGCCTTCAGATCATCTTCGGCTCTGCTGAGGGCCGAAAGACAGTATCTGATGTGTACGCAGTTGCGCCCCTCAACTACACCTGGATTAAGCAGGCCGAGttcttcatccaacaacttctccaacgcctccCGGCTAACGGACTTCCCATCAAGATCCTTGAGATGGGCGCTGGTACAGGAGGTACTACTGCGACTATGGTCCCTATGCTTGCGGCACTTGGAGTTCCTGTGACTTATACTTTCACCGACCTCTCCTCTTCGCTTGTAGCGGCCGCCCGTAAGCGATTCAAGCAGTACCCTTTCATGGAGTTCAAGGTTGTCAATATTGAGTCTACACCGGACAAGGCTCTTCTTGAAAGCCAGCATATCATTCTCGCCAACGCTTGTGTTCACGCTACCCGATCGTTGCCCATCTCTCTACGCAATATCCGCCAGATACTGCGCTCTGATGGCATGCTCATGCTCCTTGAAGAAACAGAGCAGCTTCCTTGGGTAGACTTTGTTTTTGGCCTCCTAGAaggctggtggctgttcGAAGACGGCCGCGTCCACGCTCAAGTTACCGCCGAGCACTGGGAAAAGGATCTTCGCGGTGCCGGTTTTGGTCACGTCGACTATACAGACGGCAATTGCCGCGAAGCACAAGTGCAACGTATCATTTTTGGCTTCGCCTCCGACATCAGGTACGCCGATTCAGATTCAGCTGAGAAGCCGTCCTATCCTATCCATTTACGGCACACAGAACTAACGAGTGTCGTAGATCGGCAGGCAGTCATTGATGACTTTATCCGGAAATACACGGCCGACTTTCGCGAACCAGgatcatcttcttcactATTCAACTCGTCGGTAGATGGAAGCGAGGGACTTTGCGTGCTTGTTACCGGTGCAACGGGGAGTCTGGGCTCTCACATTGTGTCGGGGGCTGCTCAGATGCCGAGGGTCACCAAGGTTATCTGCCTCAACCGCTTGGGTAGCATTGACGCAGTAACTAGACAAGAAGAGGCTTTTCACCTGAGGGGAATCGAGTTTGAGCCTATGGTCAAGACGAAGCTACAGATTCTGGAATCGGATTCGTCGAAGCCCTTGCTTGGGTTGCCTTCTGATACCTACAATGCCCTTGTCCAGTCAGTGACACACATCGTTCACAATGCTTGGCCAATGAGTCTCACTCGTACGACAAAAGCCTACGAATCCCAATTTCAGGTCATGCGCAATCTCATAGACCTTGCCGGAGAATGCACAAGCCTCCGACCTTCCTCCTTTAGATTCAGCTTTCAATTCATCTCGTCTATTGGAGCGGTTGGATATTATCCGTTGTGGACTGGTCGGTCATTAGCACCAGAACTACCAACAACAGCCGACACAGCTCTCCCAGTCGGCTATGCGGATGCAAAGATTGTTTGCGAGAGGATGCTAGAAGAGACTCTCCGTCGCTTTCCCCATAAATTTCGTGGAATGGGGGTTCGCATCGCTCAAATCACGGGTTCAAGGACTAATGGGTACTGGAATCCCATGGAacatttttcttttttcgtCAAGTCATCTCGATTCCTTCGCAGTCTTCCCAATCTACAGGGTACATTGTCATGGTCCCCAGTAAACGATGTTGCCGGCTCGTTGCTGGATTTGCTCATGTCCGACGAGCCCTCGTACCCTATCTATCACATTGAAAACCCAGCACGACAGCCATGGCCGGAAATGATTAAGCTTCTGGCGAGCGAGCTCGACGTTCCATCTGAGAATATTGTACCTTACGACGAGTGGCTCGAGAGAGTGCGGAGTTGTGAGGCACCCATGAGTGATAATCCCGCCAAGCAGCTCATGTCCTTTTGGGAGACACATTTCCTTCGTATGTCTACGGGCCCTCTTGTGTTGGATACAAAGCACAGTCGTGAGCATTCGAAGACCATGCGTGAGAGTGGACCAGTGGAGGATGAGCTTGTTAAGCGATATATTCGGCGATGGAAGGAGTTCTATTTTTAAAGCGTTTGTATGATATTTTATGTGTTATTGTGAGTCTAGAGCTTGAATACTACTTGTAGATTTTACTTTTGACTATGGGCTTCTCCTGTAGTATGATTTACGATGGTAATGCTGGTAGAGTCCTGCGAATTCTATGACAAGATTTTACCAGATGTAGTGTTGTGTGTCAACGTGTATAACTAAAACCATATCTCTGAATCAGCGAACCATTCCCCTTTGCCAGGCCAAACTGCCTATCGGTAATTTTGTTTGATAGTACTCATTATGGACATGACACTAGATATGAAGCACTAGAGGAGTAAACAAGAGACGAGATACGTGTGGAAGATGAGTTTCTCTAGCCACGAAGCATTGAGCAAGGTGTCATCTCCTCTGTGCCAACCGGTAGGAGCTCCTCACTGGGACCTTAGCGTGAATACTTGGGAATGGGTGGGCATGTTTGCGTGGTAACAAGGAACCGTGATGTAAACGGATTTCTGGACATTTGGCCAACACTACTTCGGAGATAATTAGCAGCTCGCGCGACTGGTCCTGTAACAAGTCCACCAGGGCATCAGACTTGGCACGACTCCTCGCATAGCATCAGCCAACCACGAAACATCATCGGTCAATTGAATAATTCTGCTAGCGTTAAGCACCTCCACTTGGTGGCGCGGTAGACCACAAAACACTCCCTACTGAGACTCGAGGAAAAACGGAGAGCGGCGTCTATACGATTGCCGGGCTATATGAAGCCTTTGATAAGTGTGTTGATGTGGCTTATGGAGGTAGCTACAATATCTTGTAATACCCAAAGCCTTGCAGAATGAAGGGGTGCAATATTATAATCACGCCACTGAAGGGACAAGTATGCCATCCTGCAGCCATGAGGGCATGCATGACTTTGAAAATGGGCACGAACTAGAGTACGCCATATGTAATATGTCGCGGCATCTTATACCAAAGTCGATGGTCAAAAAAGGGCAATCCTGCCGAACGCCATTGTCCATCACATGTTTCCCCCGCAATGGATGGAAATGTGCGGTGGCCCTTGTTAGATATGGCCGAGAAATGTCCGGTAAATTGAGAAGAATAATGACATTCAAGAGAACATGATGTCAATATGCTCGACAGATGAAGCAGCTTAACTCAGTTTCCCTTTATTCAACGCCACTGCAGTCCTTGAGGGCCCAGGCTTTGGCTCGCCATTACCCTCCTTCCTCTTTTGTGGTTCTCAGTTCTTCGACACTTTTTGCTTCCTTGTGGGAGGAATCCCACGTGGCTGAAAACTGCAGTATAGGGGCTGTTACATTATAGTCTCGAAGTATAGGCTTGGCTGACCTGGCTTGTAACGACTTTGGAATGCTTTGGAATTGGCATCACTATGGAAAGCGTCTAAGAATAGGTTACCAGTAAGAAATGCTGACATCAGCACAACGGATGTCTTCATATTACTAATGGCATTGTCCGTGTTTTAGTGTTGAAAACTTTTGAAGGGTTGAAGAGAACCAAAGGATTGTATTCGTTCAAGGTACGGGCCAGTAAATTTCCGAGTGATGTTGAGTGCGGTGGTCAATTTGTGAAAGGGGGCCGCTCGCACTCTGGGACCTTGAAAATATGGAGTACTTCGCTGCAATTTTTCGGTGCTGAAAGCGGACTTTGAAAGATGAATTTAAAAATTAGCCCCCAGATACTTTATCCCTTAGCAGAATCGGCATTTGAGTGGGTAGTGAGTATGTTCAAGCTTGTCAGACCACTGTGCTTTGCCTTCATGTCTGTACCTCCAGCCTAGCTACCAGATGGACTCAAATGACGTGATTGAGACAACTGCGAGGTATAGCTCCGATGGCCATGAGAGGTAGTCTCCCAGACTCTCGATATGATGGAGGTTACCCACGAGTAACCATGGTAGCCCCCGCAGCGGCACAGAAAGATCCTGAGAAGTGCGCAGAAGAGTTTGTCAGTTCAGCCTCAGACTCCTTGTCATTCTGGCTGACGCGGCTTTGTAATTGAGCGAGCCGCTCCCGTTGCCACTTCTGTGAGGGCGGAAAGCCGTCCAACTGCCACTCGGAACCTAGCTACTGGAGTGGCTTGCGTCTGTATATTCCTCACAAGCGCTAATGCACATCATCTCGGACTCTGAACAACTCGGCCTCTCCACCTGCTGCACAGACAGGTTCTCCCACGGCCACTGCTGCGTGTAACATAGGTGTACGGCTCACGCGGTGCGGGCGCAAAGGTGGCTCAGCCGCCATAATCGGTGCCGATTCGGAAGCTGCCCTGACGTGAGGCGGGTCGTAGGACGGGAACCGCCGAGTCTCAAGTACTATAATTGTTCCTGCGGCATTTTATATCCGAGCGGAAAGTCTCACCTACGCTCAGGTGCGGCAGGCGTCTCACGATATTGCTGTTCTGACCCACCGTGTGCTCTCCCACATGCAGCCCGGAGGATAATTTAACCTTTTGTTATTGTCTTTTCAGCTTATGGTGTACCCTGTAGAACTAACGACCGCCACTATAGCCCGCTCACATCTTTATCTGTTGTCAATTGGGTGCCACCATGTTCTCACCGTCTCCGCCCGTCTTGGCCATGTGGCGGCGGACCTGGCTGCGAAATGTAACCTGGCCGTTCTTCTTGTTCAGGTCAATGCCATGATCTCTCTCCctcatccaagtccaaaCCCTGGCCCCCAAAGTTGAAAAGTTCCAAAGATCTGGACATGGATTTGTTTCACGTGCCGGTTACCCGTTCTTCGTTGGTTATAGGTAGGGAGAGCCCTAGAGCGGCTCGAAAGCGCTCACGTTGGCGATGTTTGATTACAAACGGCTGGATCTCGCATCTCAATATTCAAACCAATTCGAAATATATGCATGTCAGTATTTCCTTCCTGGGCGACATAGTTATGACAAGGTCTTATGATTTGTGGAattataatattaatatCGGATGCAGTGTTACAGCACGTAATGCAAACGTAGAAGTGGCATAATACATTCATACAAACAAACGATGTAACCCACTCGTTTGGAAACGCAGTAAGCCTTCAAGCTCAACCCCTTAACGTCCAAATCCACAGAACGACTTCAAGTTGCATAAACTGATATTGAGTGGCCCTGGACTGCGGTTCCTAGTACGCCATGGCCTGAGAAAACCCCATTCAATCACGAAAGGCAAGTGATATCAAACGCCTTCTAAGCATCTCACACCGGCAGTGTGGGAAGGTGGTGAGCACATGGCAATATAGCTGTGGTCAGATCCAAGATTAGCAACACAGGATAATACAATtgcatatatatatatatatatatgtatgtatgtagCAGCTAGCGAGATGTATTTAATTCGGTCAACTCCGTCAATAATAACAGAAACATATTGGCAGACAAACTATTTCGATTTTGAACTATACACCCCCATCTTACCCATTCTGATATTCATTCGTTGCGGAGCTAGCATCTGAGTCCTGGAGCATACCACTTGCAATAAATCTCTTGATGGTAGCCCTTGATGACTAGTTACTCCTATGTAATCATCGCACAAAGATAATCACAGCCAAGCAGTCATGATCCAAGGTCAACAACCACTGCTCGCGGCTGGTGTCGCACACTCGGTCTCTGAGTTGGCAATATATCCGTTTGAGGAACCAGCAGCGTCTCGAACTCTGGTAGACGTACTATATTCGACCATTTTGAAGCATCCCACTTCCCTTGCagtcgacaatggcaagactCGGCTTAGCTACAGCGAGCTGGCTGACCGGATAGCTATCCAGATTGAGGACTTACGGTCCATGGGCGTTGGAGTCGGCGACCGTGTCGGCGTGCGGCTGAGCTCTGGATCGATAGAGCTCTACGTGAGCATTCTGTCCGTGTTGGCAGCGGGTGCCGCATACGTTCCggttgatgtggatgatCCAGATGACCGGGCTGATCTTGTGTGGGCCGAAGCTGGGGTTTGCGTTGTGCTCACAGACAATGGCATGATTCCTCAGTTTAAGGCTGCCACTGGTCAACAACACCGTCCTCGcccagaagatgatgcctgGATCATCTTCACATCAGGCTCGACTGGGAAGCCGAAAGGAGTGGCAGTGAGCCATCGCAGTGCAGCGGCATTCGTCGATGCCGAAGCACAACTATTCCTGCCAAGTAATCACAATCCCCTAGCACCGGGTGATCGTGTTCTTGCAGGACTTTCAGTGGCGTTTGACGCCTCGTGTGAGGAGATGTGGCTAGCTTGGCGGCACGGCGCGTGTCTAGTTCCGGCACCAAGGTCGTTAGTCAAGGCCGGGGCCGATCTGGGTGCATTTCTCATAGCGCAGCGCATTTCGGTAGTGTCCACGGTGCCAACACTCGCTGCTCTCTGGCCGATTGAAGCATTGAGCGCTCTTCGTCTGTTGATTCTCGGCGGCGAAGCCTGTCCTCCGGAGCTAGCAACCCGTCTCTCCGGTGCCGTGAGTGGGCCAGTGTGGAATACCTACGGCCCCACCGAGGCCACTGTTGTTTCTTGCGCGGCCCCACTTGTGGCCGGAGAAACGGTGCGCATCGGCCTGCCGTTGAAAGGCTGGAGACTCGCCGTCATCGGATCAGATGGTTGTCCCGTGCGATGGGGTGACGTCGGTGAATTGGTTAtcggtggtgttggaatGGCCCGATACCTTGACAGGGAGAAGGACAGGGCCAAGTTTACCCCAACTTCTTTTTTTGATGGCGAGCGAATGTACCGGAGTGGCGATCTCGTCCGAGCGGAGCGTGATGGACTGCTTTTCGTTGGGCGTGATGATGAGCAGATCAAGCTCGGTGGACGACGAATTGAGTTGGGCGAGATCGATGCGGCTCTAATGACTCTCCCTGGTGTCAACGCTGCTGCTAGCGCTATTCGCCATAGTGAGACCGGGATACAGATTCTTGTGGGATACGTTGTCCGGAATGGCGCTGCGCATGCCACGACTACAACTGACCGAGAATTGCTTCTACGCGTACTTCCCGCCACACTCGTGCCGATGCTTATCACGGTCGATGACCTGCCAATACGGACATCAGGCAAGGTAGACCGTAAAGCACTGCCCTGGCCGCCACTTGAGTCATCTACTGGCAAACAAGAAGGCGACTTGCCGCCTCACAGCACCGCGGCGTGGCTTGCCGAGCAGTGGCGGCGTTTGCTCGGTATGCCCGCCTCAATGGACTCCAACTTTTTCCATCTTGGCGGCACCAGTCTTGCTGCAGCTCAGCTCGTGTCACAGGTGCGACAGCGATGCCAAACGCTTTCGGTTGCTGATGTTTACGAGAATCCAGAATTAAAATCCATGGCGGCTCGTGTCGACGAGCTCTCCGGGACCGAAAACACTGGCAGCGAATATTTACCGACGGCTCGCTGGGTGCTGTTGACACAGAGCCTGGTTCAGTTCGGGGTGATTGTGGCACTGCTCAGCTTCGAAGGGCTCCGCTGGCTCATTGCGATAGGTCTCACGAAGAAGTTCTTTGCCATACGTCTTGACGCTACTAGCTGGGCTGCAAGGTACGCGATGCCATGGTGGTTGATCATTGTTGGCTGGGTAGTATTAATCACCATGCCTGGCCGCCTGCTCACGACTGCAGGAGTTGTACGACTCATCACCATAGGCATCCGACCCGGCATCTACCGCCGGGGAGGTGCTGTACACTTGCGATTATGGGCAGCAGAGCGCTTCGTGGCACAGAACCGCATTGCCCCCATAGCTGGCACTCAGTGGTGTCGTCGCTATGCTAGGCTGTTGGGCTGTCGTGTCGGTGCTGATGCGCAGATCCATGGGCTCCCTCCAGTAACAGGTCTTGCCGCCTTTGGGGACGGGTGCGCAGTTGAACCTGAGGCTGATATAGCTGGATGGTGGCTCGATGGTGATAGACTTCACATTGGTACCATAACCATCGGACATGGTGCAAGAGTTGGTACCCGTTCCACGCTTTTGCCCAACACATTGCTGGAGCCTTTCGCTGATGTCCAGCCCGGCATCAGTGTCCAGGGAACGGTAAGAGGGCCAGAATCTCATGACCGTGATTCCAACTCATCCATGGACGACTCGGAGATTATGGGGGAGAGCTTCTGGACAGGGCCTCGGTACACGGtgaccttgctgctgctggactTTTCACCCATCATTATGATCGCGCCTGTATTGGGGCTCACTCCTGCGCTCGTCCAAAACTACAACAACTTTAGAAGTCTGATCCTAGCGCTGATCGAGATGACACTTCCAGGTGCCATTCTGGGAATCTTGTTGTCCGCCACAATCAATATATCTCTGGTCAGACTATTGAGTCTCGCAATCCGTCCTGGTGTACACTCGTGGCACAGCACCGCAGCATGGGCGAGTTGGCTAACGCATGGTATAATGATGGAGCTACGCAGTTCCTTATTCCCCATTTATGCCAGTCTATTTACTCCAACATGGCTACGTCTGCTAGGAGCTACCATGGGTAGCTCTGTAGAGTCGTCTACCGTGGTTCCCATCCCGTCACTGTTATCAGTTCGAGATGGTGGGTTTCTTGCGGATGATGTGCTGCTATCCCCTGCTGAGCTTAGAGCCGGCCGTATTCGACTGGGACCCTCCCTCGTAGGGGTAAGAGCCTTTGTCGGTAACTCAGCAATAGTCGATCCAGACGTCGAAGTATCTGACGGCTCTTTGATTGGTGTGCTCAGCACGGCACCAGATACTGAAAAGATGGAATCTGGCTCATCCTGGTTAGGCAGGCCTCCCATGTCACTCCCTCGACGAAACGAAGCACCAGCTGATGAGACTTTGACCTTTAAACCACCCCTACGCTTGCGGGTGGCCAGAGCACTAGTCGAATCATGTCGACTATTTCCCCTTCTGATCTCCGCAATGTTGGCAACgctggttggagttggcATGTTGTTCTTCATAGATACGTTCGGTAATTGCTGGGCTATTCTAGGCGCCGGCGGGCTGCTCGTTGCCGCAGGTATAGCTAGCGGTATCATCACCATCGTGGCCAAGTGGCTATTGACGCCGGTCATTGCCCCGGGAAAGCAGCGTCCGCTGTGGAGCTCCTTTGTCTGGCGCAACGAACTAGCTGATACTTTCATACAGTCGCTGGCCCTTCCGTGGCTTCTCAGAATGTGTTATGGTACTCCAATATTACCAATGTGGATGCGTTTATTAGGAGCTACGATTGGCCGTGGCGTGTGGTTGGAAAGTCACCTGCTTCCTGAAGCTGAACTCAtccagcttgacgatggagTTACAATTAATCGCGGGTGTGTGTTGCAAACACACTTATTCCACGACCGGCTAATGCGACTGGATAAAGTCCATCTGGAGCGAGGAGCCACACTTGGGCCCTATGCTATTACGTTGCCTGGCAGCACCATCGGCTCAGGAACGACTATCGCACCGACTTCACTTGTCATGCGTGGTGAGCACATCCCAGCAGGTACTCGCTGGAAAGGGAACCCAGTTCGGCCTTGGTCTGATGAGGAAAAAGTCACTGGGAGTTCAGCTGAAAGTTCTGACAGGGAGAATATGCCTTGCCCAGTATGACAATGTAGGAAGCAGCTGCCTTATCAAAACATGCTccttggtgtctggtttTATCTGGGAATGGAGTATTGAAATTCTGTTTGGCTCGCTAGAGAAGTGAGGGGGGCCTCGACAAATGCCAGAAGAACAGTTGGCAAATAAGAAAGAAATTATTAACAAAAATTATTCGAAGGGAGCATGAGTGTGTTTTAAATTTCTGGACAAAGGAATTAAAATTTCTAAGTATGTGGTACTAATATAAATCCTACTACTTCTCCAAGTGCTAGCAGGATGTCTCAGATTaatgttggtgtttgcacCACCAACTAGTCGCATATCCATCATTCCAATGAAATTGTGGTGTTCTGAGGCTCATTTTATACAACTTCGTATAGATCTCATTTTCTTTATCCCTTCTTTTTGCGATACGCATGAATAAAAGCTGAAATCATCTAATTGCCCCGTTTCCATATGCCTTCAAATGTCCAAAGCTTCTAAAGCTATGGCGAGCAGCGCGCCCTGAACCTGGCAAAACAGAGGAACGGTTAGACCACATTAGCCGGTTAATTTTATGGACTTATTGCTACACAGGAGGGCGATTTAAATTGTCTCTAAGAGGTTTTTGCTGGCAATACTTCCCATAGTGGGTTATCAAAGGTGAGGTTCATGTTCAGTCACACTATCTAGGTacctaagtacctaggtagttagcCACACAACTTCGTATTTCACAAAGTCTTTCCAAGTTCCGGTTTCGGACAATTCAACCTTGTCTTTATATACGCCTTCTAGCAGTATTCAGGACACATACGACCATAGCCGCTAGCTAAGCTTAGGATCCCGTCCGATCTCCCGTAATAACCTGGCGAGCGCTAgattagtagttgggtcggtgacgaccagcgaatacctggtgttgtatgttttttttttggtcttgcTATAAATGTTattcttttttattttgttgctgttgttgctgctgtgtaTAGTTCG
It contains:
- a CDS encoding non-ribosomal peptide synthetase-like protein (similar to Zymoseptoria tritici IPO323 XP_003848187.1); amino-acid sequence: MIQGQQPLLAAGVAHSVSELAIYPFEEPAASRTLVDVLYSTILKHPTSLAVDNGKTRLSYSELADRIAIQIEDLRSMGVGVGDRVGVRLSSGSIELYVSILSVLAAGAAYVPVDVDDPDDRADLVWAEAGVCVVLTDNGMIPQFKAATGQQHRPRPEDDAWIIFTSGSTGKPKGVAVSHRSAAAFVDAEAQLFLPSNHNPLAPGDRVLAGLSVAFDASCEEMWLAWRHGACLVPAPRSLVKAGADLGAFLIAQRISVVSTVPTLAALWPIEALSALRLLILGGEACPPELATRLSGAVSGPVWNTYGPTEATVVSCAAPLVAGETVRIGLPLKGWRLAVIGSDGCPVRWGDVGELVIGGVGMARYLDREKDRAKFTPTSFFDGERMYRSGDLVRAERDGLLFVGRDDEQIKLGGRRIELGEIDAALMTLPGVNAAASAIRHSETGIQILVGYVVRNGAAHATTTTDRELLLRVLPATLVPMLITVDDLPIRTSGKVDRKALPWPPLESSTGKQEGDLPPHSTAAWLAEQWRRLLGMPASMDSNFFHLGGTSLAAAQLVSQVRQRCQTLSVADVYENPELKSMAARVDELSGTENTGSEYLPTARWVLLTQSLVQFGVIVALLSFEGLRWLIAIGLTKKFFAIRLDATSWAARYAMPWWLIIVGWVVLITMPGRLLTTAGVVRLITIGIRPGIYRRGGAVHLRLWAAERFVAQNRIAPIAGTQWCRRYARLLGCRVGADAQIHGLPPVTGLAAFGDGCAVEPEADIAGWWLDGDRLHIGTITIGHGARVGTRSTLLPNTLLEPFADVQPGISVQGTVRGPESHDRDSNSSMDDSEIMGESFWTGPRYTVTLLLLDFSPIIMIAPVLGLTPALVQNYNNFRSLILALIEMTLPGAILGILLSATINISLVRLLSLAIRPGVHSWHSTAAWASWLTHGIMMELRSSLFPIYASLFTPTWLRLLGATMGSSVESSTVVPIPSLLSVRDGGFLADDVLLSPAELRAGRIRLGPSLVGVRAFVGNSAIVDPDVEVSDGSLIGVLSTAPDTEKMESGSSWLGRPPMSLPRRNEAPADETLTFKPPLRLRVARALVESCRLFPLLISAMLATLVGVGMLFFIDTFGNCWAILGAGGLLVAAGIASGIITIVAKWLLTPVIAPGKQRPLWSSFVWRNELADTFIQSLALPWLLRMCYGTPILPMWMRLLGATIGRGVWLESHLLPEAELIQLDDGVTINRGCVLQTHLFHDRLMRLDKVHLERGATLGPYAITLPGSTIGSGTTIAPTSLVMRGEHIPAGTRWKGNPVRPWSDEEKVTGSSAESSDRENMPCPV